A stretch of Choristoneura fumiferana chromosome 29, NRCan_CFum_1, whole genome shotgun sequence DNA encodes these proteins:
- the LOC141444072 gene encoding uncharacterized protein, protein MLHFERENNQSEQGAARAIETAMTAPPGDQRHERPSTSSATKLKVSEWTDIENLPLADPTYATPGKIDILLGAEVYSEILIDGIVKQAQGSLIAQNTIFGWILSGRALRERKELTNVMSLHVQIKEDDLLRMFWEMENEPNLIQRKMSENEKACEDFFNATAMRDDEGRFVVRLPFTSDDPKCQYGNSRDIAAKRLEALEKRLLRDPALREEYNKVFAEYISLNHMKAVDKNELEDPKAVYLPHHPVVREDKETTKLRIVFNASSKGTNNVSLNDDLLVGPKLQQDLRHILMRWRNHKVCVVADIVKMYRMVRVVDENTDFQRILWRFTAKKPVQHYKLLRLTFGTACAPYLAVKSLQRLADLEEKKYPLAAGITKTDFYMDDLITGAETESEALKIYNEMNGLMKAGGFELQKWNSNSKTFLQTIGLSHENTQQSEQIKLNKSIKVLGVSWSRESDNFEYTLNLPETKEPITKRQVLSDVAKLYDPLGWIAPVVVMAKIFIQKLWLSGLEWDECLNEDLRRQWLTYKSLLEDLTQLKLPRWLNVTRDSKTELHVFSDASKSAFAAAVYARVIDESNKVHVHLITAKTKVAPIEKEISIPRLELCGATLAAKLISEVSQVMEIPKENLYAWSDSTIVLAWLKGGSSRWTTFVSNRVSTILNILDLEQWGHVSTESNPADCASRGLQPKDLMAHPLWWTGPQWLAQPTIQRNDKFVEDTDEEVRVKSLTVLLNNQDHFIWSRFSSLTRLLRVISYCRRILNLKIPKTERVKLTKCITLEEANATLLACIKQLQDHEFEDDIKQLKTRGRVLKRSSLRTLCPFFDEKGILRVTGRITNSDASYATRHPIIMPAKSHLTKLIILDAHHQTLHGGPQLMHNYLRAKYWILQGKERVKKIYRECVICLRYSSKKTSPFMGFLPEARLKPSKPFKSTGVDYCGPIQIRFSPGRGAKSYKGYICLFICMVTRAVHLEAVTDLTAKGFIAAFRRFTSRRGHCQDLYSDNATNFVGADKELQEMFNSAKSSLSDDIATSLMLERTKWHFIPPHAPNFGGLWEAGVRSTKTHLRKVLGNSTLTYEELATVLTQVEACLNSRPITLLSDDPNDPLPLTPGHFLVGEPLLNIADEDHSICNIPSLDRWRLTQKIVRDFWNRWYKEYLVNLNQRYKWNTKGSEPEINDIVILKEDNLPPAKWVLGKITEKHTGPDNVTRVVSVKTKSGVFKRPLSKICIITK, encoded by the exons ATGCTGCACTTCGAGCGAGAAAATAACCAGAGCGAGCAGGGAGCAGCACGAGCGATTGAGACTGCAATGACGGCGCCACCGGGTGATCAACGACACGAGAGACCGAGCACTTCATCAG CAACCAAACTTAAGGTATCTGAGTGGACAGATATTGAGAACCTACCTTTGGCAGATCCTACGTATGCAACACCAGGTAAGATTGATATTCTCCTAGGTGCAGAGGTTTACAGCGAAATATTGATAGACGGAATAGTCAAACAAGCTCAAGGAAGCTTGATTGCACAAAACACAATATTTGGATGGATTTTGTCTGGAAGAGCATTGCGAGAGAGGAAGGAGTTGACAAATGTTATGAGTTTACATGTTCAAATCAAAGAGGATGATCTACTGAGAATGTTTTGGGAAATGGAGAACGAGCCTAACCTAATACAAAGGAAGATGAGTGAGAATGAAAAAGCATGTGAAGATTTTTTCAATGCAACAGCAATGAGAGACGATGAGGGCAGATTTGTGGTACGACTACCTTTTACGTCAGATGATCCTAAGTGTCAATATGGCAATTCGAGAGATATCGCTGCAAAGAGGCTAGAAGCATTAGAGAAAAGACTGCTACGAGATCCGGCACTAAGAGAAGAATACAACAAAGTCTTTGCAGAATACATTAGTTTAAATCACATGAAAGCTGTTGACAAGAATGAATTAGAAGATCCTAAGGCAGTCTATCTTCCACACCATCCTGTGGTGAGAGAGGACAAAGAAACCACCAAACTCAGAATAGTATTTAATGCTTCTAGCAAAGGCACTAATAACGTGTCTCTAAACGATGATCTTCTGGTTGGCCCAAAGCTACAGCAGGATCTGAGGCACATACTTATGAGATGGAGAAACCACAAGGTTTGCGTTGTCGCTGATATTGTTAAAATGTATAGGATGGTTCGTGTAGTGGATGAAAATACAGATTTTCAAAGAATTCTGTGGAGATTCACTGCGAAAAAGCCCGTACAACACTACAAACTACTCCGATTAACATTCGGCACAGCATGCGCGCCATATTTGGCAGTTAAGTCATTGCAAAGGCTTGCagatttagaagaaaaaaaGTATCCATTGGCTGCGGGAATAACAAAGACTGATTTCTATATGGATGACTTAATAACAGGAGCTGAGACTGAATCTGAAGCTTTGAAGATatataatgaaatgaatggGTTAATGAAAGCAGGGGGATTTGAACTCCAAAAATGGAACAGTAACagcaaaacatttttacaaaccATTGGTTTGAGTCATGAGAATACTCAGCAATCGGAGCAGATCAAACTAAACAAATCAATCAAGGTTCTTGGTGTGAGTTGGAGCAGAGAATCTGATAATTTTGAATACACGTTAAACCTCCCTGAAACTAAAGAGCCGATTACTAAAAGACAAGTCCTCTCTGATGTTGCAAAACTGTACGATCCTCTTGGCTGGATCGCTCCGGTTGTTGTTATggctaaaatatttattcaaaagctTTGGCTATCTGGTCTTGAATGGGATGAATGTTTAAATGAGGATTTGCGGAGACAGTGGCTGACATACAAAAGCTTGTTGGAGGATTTAACGCAACTTAAATTACCGAGGTGGTTAAATGTTACACGAGACTCAAAAACTGAACTGCATGTCTTTTCAGACGCGTCAAAGTCTGCTTTTGCAGCAGCTGTATACGCTCGTGTCATAGATGAGTCAAACAAAGTCCATGTACATTTGATCACAGCAAAGACCAAAGTAGCTCCTATAGAAAAGGAAATTTCGATTCCCAGACTTGAGTTGTGTGGTGCCACCTTGGCTGCCAAACTGATCAGCGAAGTTTCACAGGTCATGGAGATACCGAAGGAGAATTTATATGCTTGGTCCGACTCCACCATAGTCTTGGCATGGCTCAAAGGAGGCTCAAGTCGTTGGACTACTTTTGTTAGTAATCGAGTGTCCACGATTCTTAATATTTTGGACTTAGAGCAATGGGGTCATGTTTCTACAGAGTCAAATCCCGCGGACTGTGCCTCACGTGGCTTACAGCCGAAAGATTTGATGGCGCACCCGTTATGGTGGACAGGACCTCAGTGGCTGGCACAGCCAACAATACAGAGGAATGACAAGTTCGTAGAAGACACAGACGAGGAAGTAAGAGTCAAGTCTTTGACTGTTTTATTGAACAATCAGGATCACTTTATTTGGTCAAGATTTTCATCATTAACGAGATTATTAAGAGTCATATCATACTGTAGAAGAATTTTGaacttaaaaatacctaaaactgAAAGAGTGAAGCTAACAAAATGTATAACATTAGAAGAGGCAAATGCAACTTTACTGGCATGTATCAAACAACTTCAAGATCATGAATTTGAGGACGACATAAAACAGTTAAAGACTCGAGGACGCGTACTCAAAAGGAGTAGCCTACGCACTCTTTGTCCTTTTTTTGATGAAAAGGGGATATTAAGAGTTACTGGTCGCATAACAAATTCGGATGCAAGCTATGCTACAAGACATCCAATAATCATGCCTGCTAAGAGTCATCTTACCAAGCTGATAATTCTTGATGCACACCATCAAACATTGCATGGCGGTCCACAATTGATGCATAATTATCTCCGAGCTAAATATTGGATTTTACAGGGTAAGGAACGAGTCAAGAAGATATACAGAGAAtgtgtaatttgtttgcgaTATTCGTCAAAGAAGACAAGTCCATTTATGGGTTTTCTACCTGAAGCTAGACTTAAACCTAGTAAGCCGTTCAAATCTACCGGCGTGGACTATTGCGGTCCTATACAGATCAGATTTTCACCTGGCCGAGGAGCAAAATCATATAAAGGGTACATATGCCTTTTTATTTGCATGGTGACCCGAGCTGTGCACTTAGAAGCTGTAACTGACTTGACTGCGAAAGGATTCATTGCAGCTTTTCGACGTTTCACTTCTCGAAGAGGCCATTGCCAAGATTTATACAGTGACAATGCCACTAATTTTGTGGGAGCGGATAAAGAACTGCAAGAAATGTTCAACAGTGCTAAGTCATCTCTGTCTGATGATATAGCTACTTCACTCATGTTGGAACGTACCAAGTGGCATTTCATACCGCCCCATGCTCCAAATTTTGGGGGTCTGTGGGAGGCAGGGGTGCGTTCTACAAAAACGCATCTGCGTAAAGTGCTTGGAAATAGTACCCTCACCTATGAAGAGTTGGCGACAGTTTTGACGCAAGTGGAAGCTTGTTTGAATTCGAGACCAATAACTTTGCTAAGTGACGATCCAAACGACCCTCTTCCCTTGACGCCAGGCCACTTTCTAGTAGGTGAACCGTTGTTAAATATAGCCGACGAAGACCACTCAATATGTAATATTCCATCTTTGGATAGATGGCGCTTAACGCAAAAAATTGTAAGAGATTTTTGGAATAGATGGTATAAAGAGTATTTGGTCAATCTTAATCAACGGTATAAATGGAACACTAAAGGTTCTGAGCCTgaaattaatgatattgttATTCTAAAGGAAGACAATCTTCCACCCGCTAAATGGGTTTTAGGTAAAATTACTGAAAAACACACTGGACCTGATAATGTAACTCGTGTTGTATCAGTAAAAACTAAGTCCGGAGTGTTTAAGCGTCCACTTTCCAAAATTTGTATAATTACTAAATAG